From a single Actinomyces viscosus genomic region:
- a CDS encoding winged helix-turn-helix transcriptional regulator, translating into MSEVDLPECGVARFLLLFDGPWATLIVRELMHGPQRFGELRAALPGISAHTLTSRLRMFESRGIVTRNAYPEVPPRVVYELTELGRSLRPVLDAMNEWGVTCPTSAFVPREGEMR; encoded by the coding sequence ATGAGTGAGGTCGATCTTCCTGAGTGCGGGGTGGCGAGGTTCCTGCTGCTGTTCGACGGGCCGTGGGCGACGCTTATCGTGCGTGAGCTCATGCATGGACCGCAGCGCTTCGGAGAGCTGCGCGCGGCGCTCCCGGGCATCAGTGCACACACGCTGACCAGTCGGCTGCGCATGTTCGAGTCCCGCGGCATCGTGACTCGCAACGCCTATCCCGAGGTCCCGCCCCGCGTGGTCTACGAGCTCACCGAGCTGGGCAGGAGCTTGCGGCCGGTGCTCGACGCGATGAACGAGTGGGGCGTCACCTGCCCGACGTCGGCCTTCGTTCCGCGGGAGGGCGAGATGCGGTGA
- the mtnN gene encoding 5'-methylthioadenosine/S-adenosylhomocysteine nucleosidase — protein sequence MSRTSAAVIISCAMAEEAQPFLDALPERAGATPPTLLGPAQAWSLHLPGNDRELILVRSGIGLVAAASALAAVLAQVRPSAIVSAGTTGGLGREVEVGDVCTSANLAYTDADATAFGYVRGQTPGQPETFTGDPGLLARLEQVGQAALRGATESSGTARLRVGQMLAGNSFVTAANVADTREVFPTALSTDMESTALAQVAASAGVPFLSVRGVSDLCGPEAGQDFHIAAEEAAARSAAVVLALLA from the coding sequence GTGAGTCGCACCAGTGCTGCCGTCATCATCTCCTGCGCCATGGCCGAGGAGGCCCAGCCCTTCCTGGACGCCCTGCCCGAGCGCGCCGGGGCCACGCCACCGACGCTGCTCGGCCCCGCGCAGGCCTGGTCCCTCCATCTGCCCGGCAATGATCGCGAGCTCATCCTGGTGCGCAGCGGGATCGGCCTGGTGGCGGCCGCGAGCGCTCTGGCGGCGGTCCTGGCCCAGGTCCGCCCCAGCGCCATCGTCTCAGCGGGAACCACCGGCGGACTCGGCCGGGAGGTCGAGGTCGGGGACGTGTGCACCTCGGCGAACCTGGCCTACACCGACGCCGATGCCACGGCCTTCGGCTACGTCCGCGGGCAGACCCCGGGCCAGCCGGAGACCTTCACCGGGGATCCGGGCCTTCTGGCGCGCCTGGAGCAGGTGGGCCAGGCGGCTCTGCGCGGCGCCACGGAGTCGTCGGGAACGGCCCGGCTGCGCGTGGGCCAGATGCTGGCCGGCAACTCCTTCGTCACGGCCGCGAACGTGGCCGACACCCGCGAGGTCTTCCCCACCGCACTGAGCACGGACATGGAGTCGACGGCACTGGCGCAGGTGGCCGCAAGCGCCGGCGTCCCCTTCCTCTCGGTGCGCGGCGTGTCCGACCTGTGCGGTCCCGAGGCGGGCCAGGACTTCCACATCGCCGCCGAGGAGGCCGCCGCCCGCAGCGCCGCGGTCGTCCTGGCGCTCCTGGCCTAA
- a CDS encoding S-ribosylhomocysteine lyase: MSDTSEQSTPRMNVESFNLDHTKVAAPYVRVADRKELPGGDVLVKYDVRFCQPNREHLEMPAVHSIEHLSAELMRNHTDRLIDFSPMGCQTGFYALMLGVETEEFLPLLEAAFGDILEAQEVPAANEVQCGWGANHSLAAAQEAVRDFLAAREEWTRVMA; this comes from the coding sequence ATGAGCGACACGAGTGAGCAGAGCACGCCGAGGATGAACGTCGAGTCCTTCAACCTGGACCACACCAAGGTGGCCGCGCCCTACGTGCGCGTGGCCGACCGCAAGGAGCTGCCCGGCGGGGACGTGCTCGTCAAGTACGACGTGCGCTTCTGCCAGCCCAACCGCGAGCACCTGGAGATGCCGGCCGTGCACTCCATCGAGCACCTGAGCGCCGAGCTCATGCGCAATCACACCGACCGGCTCATCGACTTCTCCCCCATGGGCTGCCAGACCGGCTTCTACGCCCTGATGCTGGGGGTGGAGACCGAGGAGTTCCTGCCGCTGCTGGAGGCCGCCTTCGGCGACATCCTTGAGGCCCAGGAGGTGCCGGCGGCCAACGAGGTCCAGTGCGGCTGGGGGGCCAACCACTCGCTGGCCGCCGCCCAGGAGGCGGTGCGCGACTTCCTCGCCGCCCGCGAGGAGTGGACGCGGGTCATGGCCTGA
- a CDS encoding alpha/beta fold hydrolase: protein MTPLARIVTGADAAPTLVLLHGITGSAVSLAEAIDHWTGRGYRVVAVDARGHGLSPRWEPAQLERAGEVLVEDLIGVLEDLATASRGRAALGLATPPAPVVIGHSMGAATAMVAAGRRPDLVTGVVLEDPARFGTRSPRELLARGAARERARAAEVADLPAAVGRALETMPEVEALPGVWASQRTDPGLLLSGVVTPEVPWDEAMAALDVPALLLTGDRPGSARVGRDGLATAAGNPRITPVLVPDAGHQVRRSDPEAFYRAVDAWLAEVLPVG from the coding sequence ATGACTCCACTGGCGCGCATCGTCACGGGGGCCGACGCCGCCCCCACCCTGGTCCTTCTCCACGGAATCACCGGCTCCGCGGTCTCCCTGGCCGAGGCGATCGATCACTGGACGGGACGCGGCTACCGGGTGGTCGCCGTCGACGCCCGCGGGCACGGCCTGTCCCCGCGCTGGGAGCCGGCCCAGCTCGAGCGGGCCGGGGAGGTGCTCGTGGAGGACCTCATCGGCGTCCTGGAGGACCTCGCCACCGCCTCGCGCGGTCGGGCCGCCCTGGGGCTGGCGACGCCGCCCGCCCCGGTCGTCATCGGCCACTCGATGGGCGCGGCCACCGCCATGGTCGCCGCCGGACGCCGCCCCGACCTGGTCACCGGCGTCGTCCTGGAGGACCCGGCCCGCTTCGGCACCCGCAGCCCGCGCGAGCTCCTGGCCCGCGGCGCCGCCCGGGAGCGGGCCCGCGCCGCGGAGGTCGCCGACCTGCCGGCCGCCGTCGGCCGCGCGCTGGAGACCATGCCCGAGGTTGAGGCCCTCCCGGGTGTGTGGGCCTCCCAGCGCACCGACCCGGGCCTGCTGCTGTCCGGCGTCGTCACCCCCGAGGTCCCCTGGGACGAGGCGATGGCCGCGCTCGACGTCCCCGCGCTGCTCCTGACCGGAGACCGGCCCGGCAGCGCGCGCGTGGGCCGCGACGGCCTGGCCACCGCCGCCGGCAACCCGCGGATCACGCCGGTCCTCGTCCCCGACGCCGGCCACCAGGTGCGCCGCAGCGACCCGGAGGCCTTCTACCGCGCCGTCGACGCCTGGCTGGCCGAGGTCCTGCCGGTGGGCTGA
- a CDS encoding DUF4276 family protein, which yields MKQVAVLVEGQTEEVVVKNVLRDAASSRGICLTPVVVTTSSTPTGAHRGGGHWKHYDAKLLALPKASHWYRVGLLLDYYQYPRGAPGRNTGPANHTGDSGPGRQSALISALRGEYPDPRFRPLVVLHEIEALVLAAIDAGQGDGLLPERGLVELRQAITRAGGPEQVNSGPGTAPSKRLEAADPRYMKTVTGPLLIAEAGLGAVLARCPSFRAWWEDLLT from the coding sequence ATGAAACAGGTGGCCGTCCTCGTTGAGGGACAGACGGAGGAGGTAGTCGTCAAAAATGTGCTGCGCGACGCCGCCTCGTCGCGCGGCATCTGTCTGACCCCGGTCGTCGTCACCACCTCATCCACCCCTACCGGCGCGCACCGAGGCGGCGGGCACTGGAAGCACTACGACGCGAAGCTCCTCGCCCTGCCCAAGGCATCTCACTGGTACCGCGTCGGCCTGCTGCTCGACTACTACCAGTATCCCCGGGGCGCTCCCGGCAGAAACACCGGCCCAGCGAATCACACCGGCGACTCCGGCCCCGGTCGGCAGTCGGCGCTTATCAGCGCCCTTCGAGGCGAGTACCCCGACCCGCGGTTCCGTCCGCTCGTCGTCCTCCATGAGATCGAGGCTCTTGTTCTCGCAGCCATCGACGCCGGGCAAGGCGATGGGCTGCTTCCCGAGCGGGGACTTGTGGAACTGCGCCAAGCCATCACCCGAGCCGGTGGACCCGAACAGGTCAATAGCGGTCCCGGCACCGCCCCGTCCAAGCGCCTGGAAGCGGCCGACCCCCGTTACATGAAGACCGTCACCGGTCCTCTCCTCATCGCCGAGGCGGGGCTCGGTGCCGTCCTGGCGCGCTGCCCCTCCTTCAGGGCCTGGTGGGAGGACCTGCTGACCTGA
- a CDS encoding AlbA family DNA-binding domain-containing protein encodes MESIETVTITNPANPVLIWWVIAQPLLLLLSYLVGRVTRFLLRGRVAVSDAAATLIALIGLWMGLLLSGWLFEEGDLFSVKMLVTSCTVAGVVLIVTSAVLARLQHHRTLLPIAEVAQMGESDRLEFKSSARWNLRTDKRDEAMEEVVAKTVAAFMNSAGGTLLLGVDDTGSLIGLGPDYSTLKQPDADRFELWLRGMWRTRMGTNAAALPQVDFAPTPDGTAEVCRVTAPPSPLPVYLKPAKGRDGAALWVRVGNSTRRLEVDDAVDYVMLRWPRINHVAWPIRLGNFLLRRDQSRRALPINPAAAVTAATASRNDAVDEGTD; translated from the coding sequence GTGGAGAGCATCGAGACCGTCACCATCACCAATCCCGCCAACCCCGTCCTCATCTGGTGGGTCATCGCTCAGCCCCTGCTGCTCCTGCTGTCCTACCTGGTGGGGAGGGTGACGCGCTTCCTGCTGCGCGGGCGGGTCGCCGTCTCGGACGCGGCGGCCACCCTCATCGCGCTCATCGGGCTGTGGATGGGGCTGCTGCTGTCGGGCTGGCTCTTCGAGGAGGGCGACCTGTTCTCGGTCAAGATGCTGGTGACCTCCTGCACAGTGGCGGGCGTTGTGCTGATCGTGACCTCCGCGGTCCTGGCGCGCCTGCAGCACCATCGCACGCTCCTGCCGATCGCGGAGGTCGCCCAGATGGGCGAGTCCGACCGCCTGGAGTTCAAGTCCTCGGCCCGGTGGAACCTGCGCACGGACAAGCGCGATGAGGCGATGGAGGAGGTCGTGGCCAAGACGGTGGCGGCCTTCATGAACTCCGCGGGCGGCACGCTCCTGCTCGGTGTGGATGACACCGGCTCCCTCATCGGCCTGGGGCCCGACTACTCCACCCTCAAGCAGCCCGACGCCGACCGCTTCGAGCTGTGGCTGCGCGGCATGTGGCGCACGCGCATGGGGACGAACGCGGCGGCGTTGCCGCAGGTGGACTTCGCGCCCACGCCGGACGGGACCGCGGAGGTGTGCCGGGTGACTGCGCCCCCGTCCCCGCTGCCGGTCTACCTCAAACCGGCCAAAGGGCGCGACGGGGCGGCGCTGTGGGTGCGGGTCGGCAACTCGACCCGGCGCCTGGAGGTGGACGACGCCGTCGACTACGTGATGCTGCGCTGGCCGCGGATCAACCACGTGGCCTGGCCGATCCGGCTGGGGAACTTCCTGCTGCGCCGCGACCAGTCGCGCCGGGCGCTGCCCATCAACCCCGCCGCAGCCGTCACCGCGGCCACCGCCTCCCGCAACGACGCCGTCGACGAGGGCACCGACTGA
- a CDS encoding thiamine-binding protein, with protein MLLAFSVSPTTTDAPDGSVSEAVARAVRVVRDSGLPYETTSMFTTIEGEWDECMDVVKRACEAVAEVSPRVALVLKADIRPGWTGQMTAKVERVEARLRQAD; from the coding sequence ATGCTTCTCGCCTTCTCCGTGTCCCCGACCACCACCGACGCGCCCGACGGCTCGGTCTCCGAGGCGGTGGCCCGAGCCGTGCGCGTGGTGCGCGACTCCGGCCTGCCCTATGAGACGACGTCCATGTTCACCACGATCGAGGGTGAGTGGGACGAGTGCATGGACGTGGTCAAGCGGGCCTGCGAGGCGGTCGCCGAGGTGAGCCCGCGCGTGGCGCTCGTGCTCAAGGCCGACATCCGTCCCGGCTGGACCGGCCAGATGACCGCGAAGGTCGAGCGCGTCGAGGCCCGCCTGCGCCAGGCGGACTGA
- a CDS encoding AAA family ATPase: MTAVLGRLTVEGFRSIRHVELDLTTDVTVLIGANGSGKSNLVSALELVSRIWDDSFQEYLRRRGGVSNLFFQDDEGTAERILITLLSEFNAEDKRNGYQVALTPDEISDSGQAELHEQLLFQAGRQWQRPYDEDLGFGAQSRVRRIVESQNPGKLRNFARYVRPILEGCRVFHFDDVSDNAPVKGWSTVGDDLALRSDAENIAAYLLRVRQEYPENYRQIVSAVQRAAPFFDDFVLRPDPSERIRLRWKQRGLDRTFLAREASDGTLRFICLATLLLGPDLPATVVLDEPELGLHPSAIGLLAEMARVAGRNGHKVILATQSVPLLSHFGLEEIVVLDRVDGSTQATRPDREALEGFLEDYSTGSLWEMNLLGGRPAREDIDP; the protein is encoded by the coding sequence ATGACTGCCGTACTGGGCCGCCTTACCGTAGAGGGATTCAGGTCGATTCGTCACGTCGAGCTGGACCTGACCACGGATGTCACCGTGCTCATCGGCGCCAACGGCTCCGGCAAGTCAAATCTGGTCAGCGCACTTGAGTTGGTCTCGCGGATTTGGGACGACTCCTTCCAGGAGTACCTGCGTCGGCGCGGAGGCGTGAGCAACCTTTTCTTCCAAGACGATGAGGGAACAGCCGAGCGCATTCTCATCACACTTTTGTCCGAGTTCAACGCCGAGGACAAACGAAACGGCTATCAGGTGGCGCTCACGCCAGACGAGATAAGCGACTCCGGACAGGCGGAGCTTCATGAACAACTGCTTTTTCAGGCAGGACGCCAGTGGCAGCGCCCTTACGACGAAGATCTTGGTTTCGGAGCTCAAAGCCGGGTACGTCGCATTGTAGAGTCCCAGAATCCAGGAAAACTCAGGAATTTCGCCAGGTACGTGCGCCCCATCCTCGAGGGCTGCCGTGTCTTCCACTTCGACGACGTATCCGACAATGCTCCGGTCAAGGGGTGGTCGACGGTCGGAGATGACCTGGCTCTGCGGTCGGACGCCGAGAATATCGCCGCCTACCTTCTCAGGGTTCGTCAGGAGTATCCCGAGAACTACCGGCAGATCGTCTCCGCCGTTCAACGCGCAGCCCCCTTTTTCGACGACTTCGTGCTCAGGCCCGATCCATCGGAGCGGATCCGGTTGCGCTGGAAGCAACGAGGACTTGACCGCACCTTCCTCGCCCGCGAGGCCAGTGATGGAACGCTGCGCTTCATCTGCCTGGCCACGCTCCTCCTGGGACCGGACCTGCCCGCCACCGTGGTTCTGGATGAGCCAGAGCTCGGGCTCCACCCGTCGGCCATCGGGCTCCTCGCGGAGATGGCCCGCGTCGCGGGGCGGAACGGGCACAAGGTCATCCTGGCCACCCAGTCAGTGCCGCTGCTGTCGCACTTCGGCCTGGAGGAGATCGTCGTCCTGGACCGGGTCGACGGCTCCACGCAGGCCACCCGCCCCGACCGTGAGGCCCTGGAGGGCTTCCTGGAGGACTACTCCACCGGCTCACTGTGGGAGATGAATCTTCTCGGAGGCCGTCCTGCTCGCGAAGACATCGACCCATGA
- a CDS encoding TetR/AcrR family transcriptional regulator: protein MSPRTTPSSSSSASDRSLRKRENTRARLVEAAADIVASKGIAGTRIDDVVKGAGFTRGAFYSNYSSLEEVLTEAIVLRANTLLGTITEAIEATEGEPTIDALMALLTTIQPEARMIYLLTTEYSLYRLRHPESPRIPDVSRTEFTVRLATTVEEVLARMGRRPTVPTATLAELVSLLFMDSIADEGTATHLRELIEAVITGLSTPIASADA, encoded by the coding sequence ATGAGCCCTCGCACCACACCCTCCTCCAGCTCCTCCGCCTCCGACCGCAGCCTGCGCAAGCGCGAGAACACCCGCGCACGCCTCGTTGAGGCGGCAGCGGACATCGTCGCCTCCAAGGGCATCGCCGGGACGCGCATCGACGACGTCGTCAAGGGCGCAGGCTTCACGCGGGGGGCCTTCTACTCCAACTACTCGTCCCTGGAGGAGGTGCTCACCGAGGCCATCGTGCTGCGGGCCAACACCCTGCTGGGGACGATCACCGAGGCCATCGAGGCGACCGAGGGCGAGCCGACGATCGACGCGCTCATGGCTCTGCTCACCACCATCCAGCCCGAGGCTCGCATGATCTATCTCCTGACCACCGAGTACTCGCTCTACCGGCTTCGCCACCCCGAAAGCCCGAGGATTCCCGACGTGAGCCGCACGGAGTTCACGGTCCGGCTCGCCACCACCGTCGAGGAGGTACTCGCCCGCATGGGCAGGCGGCCCACCGTACCCACGGCCACCCTGGCCGAGCTCGTTAGCCTTCTGTTCATGGACTCCATCGCGGACGAGGGCACCGCGACCCACCTGCGCGAGCTCATTGAGGCCGTCATCACCGGCCTCAGCACCCCGATCGCCTCCGCCGACGCCTAA
- a CDS encoding NmrA family NAD(P)-binding protein, translated as MAYIVHGATGAQGSPVLASLTTAGHTVVAAVRNPDAVADGVPAIAVDLASADSLASVYERTDGVFVHLPMGAPEAAAAQARAVIEAVDRARPGRVVISTSGQIVDQSDSPLQAAADSPIMTLIDGVSSSVPTAVVAPRLYLENLLLPVVLTPAREEGVLRYPLPASYPVSWSSHLDVADVVARLLTDASITGTVAVGHRPGLTGPDLAVAFSTHLGREISFEAITPEAFGDLITPLFGPAAEPVVDLYRALNAQDGNTIAEGNSAQERLGLAPRPVKQWLEDLAV; from the coding sequence ATGGCTTACATCGTTCATGGCGCCACAGGCGCCCAAGGCTCACCCGTCCTGGCCTCTCTCACAACCGCCGGACACACCGTCGTCGCGGCCGTCCGCAACCCCGACGCCGTCGCCGACGGCGTTCCCGCCATAGCGGTCGACCTGGCCTCGGCGGACTCCCTCGCCTCCGTCTATGAGCGCACGGACGGCGTCTTCGTCCACCTGCCCATGGGCGCACCCGAGGCGGCCGCAGCCCAGGCCCGGGCCGTCATCGAGGCAGTCGATCGAGCCCGCCCCGGTCGCGTCGTCATCTCCACCAGCGGGCAGATCGTCGACCAATCGGACTCACCCTTGCAGGCGGCCGCGGACAGCCCCATCATGACGCTCATCGACGGCGTATCCAGCAGCGTCCCCACGGCCGTCGTCGCCCCGCGCCTGTACCTGGAGAACCTTCTGCTGCCGGTGGTCCTGACTCCCGCACGGGAGGAGGGCGTCCTGCGCTACCCGCTTCCCGCCTCGTACCCCGTCTCGTGGAGCTCGCACCTGGACGTGGCCGACGTCGTCGCCCGCCTGCTCACGGATGCCTCCATCACCGGTACGGTCGCCGTCGGCCACCGGCCGGGCCTGACGGGACCGGATCTCGCCGTCGCCTTCTCCACCCACCTGGGCCGTGAGATCAGCTTCGAGGCCATCACGCCCGAGGCCTTCGGCGACCTCATCACGCCGCTCTTCGGTCCGGCCGCGGAGCCGGTCGTCGACCTATACCGGGCCCTCAATGCCCAGGACGGCAACACCATAGCCGAGGGCAACAGTGCTCAGGAGCGCCTGGGCCTGGCTCCGCGCCCGGTCAAGCAGTGGTTGGAGGACCTGGCGGTGTGA
- a CDS encoding MMPL family transporter has translation MSTFLYAVGRRCSRHAVSVLAIWLLLMAALGGVVATTGVHLVNTFTISGTESMRGMEVLSERLPQAAGTNEQVLFTASDGHIENHADAVNAFALEASQIDGVAMVSPPFGDQATGTAPAVSDDGKHVLVQVQTDKSVGSIIDGTTPKAKDVAKDIDALAERTQAADPSLTIQRSGDIGQEVGIGLSAVELVGVLVAAVVLLITFGSVAAAGAPLIAAFIGVGTGMLGILVTATVTDINSTTPVLAVMIGLAVGIDYALFIISRAREYLAEGLTPTEAAGRATATAGSAVVFAGTTVIVALCGLSVARIGFLTTMGLASAAVVAVSVLVALTVVPALIGLFGQRLAPGRLRKARLLAGRSGDQGPAARWVRGVTRRPWLAISAVVVLLGLCAIPAGGLRLALTDNGFAEKGSQQRETYDAITAAYGEGYNSPIILIADISKASDPVAAVAGISQDVSRLDGVDTIAMATPNEDGTLAFIQIRPEKSQTDPATMELVRDIRSHADDYESTYGVSDVMVTGQSAVAIDVSESLNDALIPFGTVVVGLSLILLTVVFRSIAVPLTASLGYLLSLAAGMGAVGAVFGWGWAADLLDVSKVGVVISFLPVIVMGVLFGLAMDYEVFLVSRMREEWIRRRATTPEDRREAALASVRAGFMGSAKVVAAAAIIMIGVFAAFIYTDNVYAKPIALGLAVGIAADAFAVRMTLIPAVMAALGDKAWWIPAWLDRLLPVVDIEGEGLQRALESSED, from the coding sequence GTGTCCACCTTCCTGTACGCCGTGGGGCGCCGATGCTCCAGGCATGCCGTCTCCGTCCTGGCCATCTGGCTGCTCCTCATGGCGGCGCTCGGTGGAGTCGTCGCCACGACGGGCGTTCACCTCGTCAACACCTTCACGATCTCCGGCACCGAGTCCATGAGAGGCATGGAGGTCCTCTCCGAACGCCTGCCTCAGGCGGCGGGCACCAATGAGCAGGTCCTCTTCACCGCCTCCGACGGGCACATTGAGAATCACGCCGACGCCGTCAACGCCTTCGCGCTGGAGGCCAGCCAGATCGACGGCGTCGCCATGGTCTCCCCGCCGTTCGGCGACCAGGCCACGGGCACCGCACCCGCGGTCTCCGACGACGGGAAGCACGTCCTGGTGCAGGTCCAGACCGATAAGTCGGTCGGCTCGATCATCGACGGCACGACGCCCAAGGCCAAGGACGTCGCCAAGGACATCGACGCCCTCGCCGAGCGCACCCAGGCCGCCGACCCCTCCTTGACCATCCAGCGCAGCGGCGACATCGGTCAGGAGGTCGGCATCGGCCTGTCCGCCGTCGAGCTCGTCGGCGTCCTCGTCGCCGCAGTCGTTCTGCTCATCACCTTCGGTTCCGTGGCGGCCGCGGGCGCGCCCCTCATCGCTGCCTTCATCGGGGTGGGAACCGGCATGCTCGGAATCCTCGTGACCGCCACCGTCACCGATATCAACTCCACCACCCCGGTCCTGGCGGTCATGATCGGCCTGGCCGTCGGCATCGACTACGCCCTGTTCATCATCTCCCGGGCCCGCGAGTACCTCGCCGAGGGCCTGACCCCCACCGAGGCGGCCGGGCGCGCCACCGCCACCGCCGGAAGCGCCGTCGTCTTCGCGGGCACGACCGTCATCGTCGCCCTGTGCGGCCTGAGTGTCGCCCGTATCGGATTCCTGACCACGATGGGCCTGGCCTCCGCGGCGGTCGTTGCCGTGTCCGTCCTCGTTGCCCTGACGGTCGTGCCGGCCCTCATCGGCCTCTTCGGTCAGCGCCTGGCACCCGGACGGCTTCGCAAGGCCCGTCTCCTCGCCGGCCGCAGTGGTGACCAGGGGCCGGCCGCACGCTGGGTTCGGGGCGTGACCCGCCGCCCCTGGCTGGCCATCAGCGCCGTCGTGGTTCTTCTGGGACTGTGCGCGATCCCCGCCGGCGGCCTGCGCCTGGCCCTGACCGACAACGGTTTCGCCGAGAAGGGCTCCCAGCAGCGCGAGACCTACGACGCCATCACGGCGGCCTACGGCGAGGGCTACAACTCGCCCATCATCCTCATCGCCGACATCTCCAAGGCGTCGGACCCGGTCGCTGCGGTCGCGGGGATCTCCCAGGACGTCTCCCGGCTCGACGGCGTCGACACGATCGCGATGGCCACGCCCAACGAGGACGGGACCCTCGCTTTCATCCAGATCCGCCCCGAGAAGTCGCAGACCGACCCGGCCACGATGGAGCTCGTGCGCGACATCCGCTCTCACGCCGACGACTACGAGAGCACCTACGGCGTCTCCGACGTCATGGTGACCGGCCAGTCTGCCGTCGCCATCGATGTCTCCGAGTCGCTCAACGACGCTCTGATCCCCTTCGGCACGGTCGTGGTGGGCCTGTCGCTCATCCTCCTCACGGTGGTCTTCCGCTCCATCGCGGTTCCGCTCACCGCCAGCCTGGGCTACCTGCTCTCCCTGGCCGCCGGAATGGGCGCCGTCGGGGCGGTCTTCGGCTGGGGCTGGGCAGCCGACCTGCTGGATGTCTCGAAGGTCGGTGTCGTCATCTCCTTCCTGCCCGTCATCGTCATGGGAGTCCTGTTCGGCCTGGCCATGGACTACGAGGTATTCCTCGTCTCACGTATGCGCGAGGAGTGGATCCGACGTCGTGCCACCACGCCCGAGGACCGCCGTGAGGCCGCACTCGCCTCCGTGAGAGCCGGCTTCATGGGCAGCGCGAAGGTCGTGGCCGCCGCGGCGATCATCATGATCGGCGTCTTCGCGGCCTTCATCTACACCGATAACGTCTACGCCAAGCCCATTGCTCTTGGGCTGGCCGTCGGGATCGCGGCCGACGCCTTCGCCGTACGCATGACCCTCATCCCGGCCGTCATGGCGGCGCTGGGGGACAAGGCCTGGTGGATTCCGGCGTGGCTGGACCGTCTGCTCCCGGTCGTCGACATCGAGGGTGAGGGACTGCAGCGGGCCCTGGAGAGCAGCGAGGACTGA